In Fragaria vesca subsp. vesca linkage group LG5, FraVesHawaii_1.0, whole genome shotgun sequence, the genomic stretch AGACATTGGACGCTTGAGCCCCAAGTGCGACCTTGATGAAAACATCCTCCAAGGTAGTGTCAGCTAGACCCCATGCGAAAACTGTGAACTTGCTCTTTGCATTCTCCACGGCTTGGAATACATCTGCAATGTAGACTTCTTGTTTTGGCAACTCAAACTTCTGGGTTCCGGAGAGATGGTATATCTTATTAGCATTTGGGGAGAGACTCCGCACTATGTTCTCCACCTCTTCCTCGTGATTTGAAGATGTCGTCATTGTAAACACATAAGATCCTCCATATCTAGCTTTCAGCTGTAATATGTCATTGTAGTAACAAGTGATACGTTTAGAAATTGACTAGAAACACAGATACCAATATGATCTATGACAGTACAGTATATCGAGATGTTATGGCACTAATTGACCGAACCTCTTTTGGGTTTCCTATGCACTGCAAGCTACCATCTACGAAAACTCCTAAACGATCACATAGAACTTCTGCCTCTTCCATGGAGTGCGCTGGTACGTATACAAGGATTACAAGCTTTGTAAGTGAGCTAAAGAGACAAAATATATCATTATCCTGTCATTTGACTGGCCTCGCTACAATTGTCTGTGTGTGTGTGTGTGTGTGAGAGAGAGAGAGAGAGAGAGAGAGAGAGAGAGAGAGAGAGAGAGAGTAGTAGTTAGTAGTAGTNNNNNNNNNNNNNNNNNNNNNNNNNNNNNNNNNNNNNNNNNNNNNNNNNNNNNNNNNNNNNNNNNNNNNNNNNNNNNNNNNNNNNNNNNNNNNNNNNNNNNNNNNNNNNNNNNNNNNNNNNNNNNNNNNNNNNNNNNNNNNNNNNNNNNNNNNNNNNNNNNNNNNNNNNNNNNNNNNNNNNNNNNNNNNNNNNNNNGAGAGAGAGAGAGTACTTGTTAGGATGATTGCACGATCTTGTTTTGCCCGCTTCACAACATTCCATAAATTATGTCTTGAAGCTGGATCAAGTCCGGTGCTGGGCTCATCCATGTAAACAACCTACATAGAATTTGCAAATGAAGCAGTAAATAGGATATCAAGAAATTTACAGGGAAAATTGTCACACAGCTAGAGTAGCCCAAGAGTGATCAAGACATACTTTAGGATCGCCTATCAGTGAAATTGCGACGCTGAGCCTTCTTTTCATACCTCCACTATACTTTCCAGCTACTTTGTCTGCAACCCCACCATGAAATAGATTGACACTCTTCAAAGATTCCTCTACTGCCTTGAGAAACAAAATTTAGATGCAGAACAAGGAAAAACAGCTAAGCTTAATCTGCAAGCACAAAATACATAAATGTATGTAATGACTTACTTCTCTTAATCCAGAACCTTTGAGGTTCTTAAGTCTTCCATAAAAAAGTAGATGCTCCCTTCCAGTCAGGGTTTCCCATAGTAGGCTGCAAATGTCCCAAACTCAAGAAGTTATTTAATTCAAAAGGGAAAGACCAGAAAAGGAAATTTATGCCTTCTTGACAGAACAGGCAGATATCACAGCTTACTCATGCTGTGGGCAAACTCCCATGCTGGTATATATTTTATCCATCTGAGTGTTGATGTCCAAACCTTGAACAAAAGCCGTGCCAGAGGTTGACTTCGTCAGACCAATCATCTGTTGAGAGATATAGAGATGTCATGAACCCAAAGAATCACAAGAGCAATGAAATGTAAGAATGTTGTAGTCACATGAGAAAATCCAAAAGGGAGAACCAAACCCAGAAATATTAATCAAATCCAAGGAGGACAACTACCAGAGCTGAGTGAAGCAGATGTAAATAGCTATAGCGCGGGCTAAAGTGACATTCACTCGTGTTATTCAAATATAGGAGTACTTGAAGTTAATTATAAACTCCAATAAACATTTCTGTTATATATTGGAGTAGTATAATATTACTTTCTAAACAAACTTTCCAGCTTTTTATCACATTTTGTTTTAGATAATCAGACGCAAAGTGGTAATGAATATTGATTCCACCAGAAAACCAGAAAAAAGTTATGTCTAAGGAAATTTTAGTCATATATATATATATATATATATAGAGGCCGGATATGAAGCGCACGTGCGTAAGTGCGCACCGAGCTCCATCCGGCGCACCTCCACCCCAGCGGACTCAAGCAGCGTCCCCGATCACTTTCCCTCCCCGGCGAGTCCGCCGAATTCCAGTTTTCCGGCGAGATCACCCAAAACTTCAAATAAAGTCGATCTCGCCGGCGTCGGCGCTGGAGGGTGGAGGGTGGAGCTTCGTGCGCACTGCGGACGTGCGCTCCATATCGTTTCCGTGTGTGTGTGTATATATATATATTAAGTTGATGGAAAAGGTCCAATCAGTATACTCACCATATTAATAAAAGAGGTCTTCCCAGCCCCATTAGGGCCAAGCATACCAAAGCACTCCCCTCGAGACAAAGCAAGAGACATCCCTCTCACGGCAAATTTCTCAGGGTTTCCATCTCTTCCAGGATAAACCTTTTTGAGGTTGTTGCAAATAATTGCATGACTTGTACCCGGTTCCAGAAGCAAATTGTTGACCTTCTCCATCTGGAAAGGACGCGAAAGCTTTGTTCATGTTTACAGTAAGATGAAAACTTATAAATATCCAGTAGATGTGCATCAACAAAATACCCACTGAAAATTCGTATGAGTAAACAACATGAGATATGCAAAGGGTAGTAAACCTATGAACTATCATCAAATTATATAACAATCACTGACTGAATCATAGTAATCCTAACAGGAGTGATTTTAGCACTCCACTTTTCAACACTTTTTCCATTGCACTCCACAATTAAGTAGTTGAAAGCGGACTGCCAAATCACTTCCTGAAAAAAAAAAAAAAAAAAGTACAATTTCCATCTTCCAACCTAAACGATCTGGAAAATCATTACAGTAACTCGTACCATCCCTTGTGGTGCACCAGTCAGACTGGCTCGTTCAGAGCATTAGTAATTGCGCAATGTAAATATAAAAATAATGCGGACTGATAATTGCAAGAAAGAGATACCTCTTGCCCAACATCAGGTTTGTCCATCTGCAAAATCACTTTAGAGTCCTGTCTTTGCAAACTAGGCATCCTACGAGATGACAGTTTCTTCCTTCCTCTTTGAAAGAAAACTAAGGGATGTCTCACACTTCCTGATGATGATACAGCTTGATCTAGGTAGTATGCAAGAAAGAGTACCACAAACCACTCAACAGCCATGATAATCCAGACCTCTTTCATCCCATTCTCTCTATCACTCAAATCTCGCCACCGCATCCCATCAGTTCCCATATAATTCCCATTAAAGGAATACTGAGCAAACTCATATAACCCCCGATATAAAGAGAAGCCAGGATATAGCTCTAGAACAGTGATCCAACCTCCTACAAGAAACCAAAACAATTTCACAATTTTTTGTGGGAATTTTTTTATGTATAATTAAGAAGTGGCAAAGTTAGAAGAAGTATGGTACATTTTAGTCCACTTACTAGGGAATGACGAAGTTTGGAGGAAGAACTGAAAAAGAGAGGCTCCCAAAAGCCCAGTTCCAAAGACACATATATAACCTATGACTGTTATCATCAAAAGAATCATGATAGACATGTCAATCAACTCATCATGCAAGATTAAATTCAAGAAGTTCCACTAGTCCAATATATTTCCATGAAAAGACAAACAAAATATTCAAACCTGCAGAAGTCTTCACGTTTGAAAACATAGTAGATACTAGAAAAGCCGTTGATACTTGCAAGTTGATATAGATGAAGTAAAAGACAAATTGGATGCTGTAGTCATTCAGTGTGAAGAATTTTAATCCTGTAAAACAGTCAGCTCTATTAAGCTAATTCATCAAATACTTAGTTCAAGAAACTGGAAGTAAAGCCAGAATAATATATACTTTTCAAGATTATCATATTTACCTATAAGTGAGCCAAATATAACAAAACATAACATGTAGATTGAAGATACTGTGAGAAAATATATATATGAAATCATCCAATAAGGTCCATCACCAAGTCCATGCATTTTCATCATGATTCTCAATTTTTGTTCTTTCTCATAAACCAGTGATGTCAACACCACCTACATCAGAATTGAGCAAGAAGGGAAAGGTATAAGTAATCATGTGTAGACACTGATCAAATTTATGTGCATAGCATGGATGATAAGATTGGGAAAACTGAGCTTTTACAACTATTTCAAGTGGTAGTTTAAAAGGTTGCAATTGATTAAGGTACAGCCTAGCATAAGAAAAAAAAATGTGGTTCAATGGATAGGTTCAGATTCAAGTTCAGAGGCAAACATTGCTAAGTTGTGGAAGAACTTGTAGCATGGCATGTTAACTTCATGACTCCAATATTCAGATGATACAAGACAACAAAGAAGATGATGACGTACAAATCTGACGATATTCCCAATCATTATACAATAGTTCAGACAAAAGGGTGGTTTGTAAGGTAAATGCAATTGGCCACCTATTAAATTAAAAAAATAAATAAATAAAAATTCTAGCAAAATCCATGACTACAGACGAGTCTTGTAAACTTGACCAAGTTCTATGGATGAACAATGCTTCCCATACTCACCGGGAATAGCTGTAAAATGACCCATGTGTAGAAGAGTGTACCAATAAGAGAAGAAAAGTCCAGCCTGAGACTGGTTTCAGGCTTGGGCATTTCTTTGACAAACTCAAGCAAAATGTTTGTACCATATCCTAGCAAAAACTGAAGATACGCATTGGATACCTGTGAATATATAGAATTGTTAGCAGTTGTTATTGTTTGTCAGTTGAAAACAAATAAAGAAATAATAATAATATCATCCTAGTCAGGGAAACAATTTAACCAAAAATCACATGCAGTTTCAAATGTAGGAGATCGAAAATACCATTGCTCATTGACAAATTATGAATCATTGATTGCAACAACAGATGCAATGGCCTGATAGCAGCATGGCTAACATTAGCAATTTTTTTCAGAAACCTAGTACTGGCTGCACACTCCCAACAGGCCCAACTACTACAACTCTAATGCTCTAGCAGCATGAAGGTTTGGTAATCAGGTCCAGACTACTACACAAGCAGAACTCCTAATAACATTTATTTCCCACTTCTCTCAATCTTGCTCTATCTTCCGAGTCAAAGATACTTGTGAATTAAAGAGACCATATTCTTTAAACTTGTAAGATTCACAGAAAATATTCTTATGAACAGTGACACACTGACTTTAAAAATAAAAATAAAAATAAAAACCATTACTCTAGACTCTAGATAAAACTCAATATATATGAGCTAGATATATACCAAATTTACTGAGCGTGGAATCCGCAGCAAAGCAATAGGACCATTGCCTGTGTCATTCTTAAAGGTTGAATTATACCATATGCTTACATTAAAGTTGTTCCTATTCGAGTTAGAGAAGTCATAAGCTGCATGAAAACCACTATCAGTATTGCGCTGCAAATACAAATGCTTTTCACAAAAACAATGGAGGCAGATATATAAAGTAGATAACCTGAAAGTAGTTCATTAATCTTCCTTTCTGAATTCCCATATCTGTAACCTTTATATAGCTCATTGTTTACCTCAGAAGAGCTATTGCGCCACACATGCAAACCTTGAACACATCTCACCTCTGGGTTCAAAACAATTTAGGTGATTAAAAGATATAGAAGGTGACATGCAAAAGAATTTGTGTATGTGGCCACACAAAGAAGTTCAAAGCAGAGCTCGAATGTTTCCGTCATGGATGTGCGGACCTTAAATTGTAGAGCAGAAATTGAGACTTTAAGATCTACTATAAATAAAGGAGCAAGGATGTGTTTACCTTGTTGTATTTCAATGGATGAAATATTAATGGGAATAGAAAACACAGAGTTTTCTGAGCATTTGCTTTGCACGTTATACATCGGAAG encodes the following:
- the LOC101313213 gene encoding ABC transporter A family member 7-like; translation: MAETESRASFWTRANALLRKSLTFQKRNIKQNVRLVSVPILLCTLLLLIQILVNIELDKPENRCGCVCIDTNGDGVCEKVCGLKYSTLDQAATCPIPHPPEWLPLLQIPNPDFRAVISDVVPYKDLPSESCKRTGSCPVTILFTGNNHSLGEVVARNMFTIPFTLNSSDNPDSLASSVLGSESLPEYSNFLDPAFYSGLPMYNVQSKCSENSVFSIPINISSIEIQQEVRCVQGLHVWRNSSSEVNNELYKGYRYGNSERKINELLSAYDFSNSNRNNFNVSIWYNSTFKNDTGNGPIALLRIPRSVNLVSNAYLQFLLGYGTNILLEFVKEMPKPETSLRLDFSSLIGTLFYTWVILQLFPVVLTSLVYEKEQKLRIMMKMHGLGDGPYWMISYIYFLTVSSIYMLCFVIFGSLIGLKFFTLNDYSIQFVFYFIYINLQVSTAFLVSTMFSNVKTSAVIGYICVFGTGLLGASLFQFFLQTSSFPRGWITVLELYPGFSLYRGLYEFAQYSFNGNYMGTDGMRWRDLSDRENGMKEVWIIMAVEWFVVLFLAYYLDQAVSSSGSVRHPLVFFQRGRKKLSSRRMPSLQRQDSKVILQMDKPDVGQEMEKVNNLLLEPGTSHAIICNNLKKVYPGRDGNPEKFAVRGMSLALSRGECFGMLGPNGAGKTSFINMMIGLTKSTSGTAFVQGLDINTQMDKIYTSMGVCPQHDLLWETLTGREHLLFYGRLKNLKGSGLREAVEESLKSVNLFHGGVADKVAGKYSGGMKRRLSVAISLIGDPKVVYMDEPSTGLDPASRHNLWNVVKRAKQDRAIILTTHSMEEAEVLCDRLGVFVDGSLQCIGNPKELKARYGGSYVFTMTTSSNHEEEVENIVRSLSPNANKIYHLSGTQKFELPKQEVYIADVFQAVENAKSKFTVFAWGLADTTLEDVFIKVALGAQASNVLE